ACGCCCGCAATGGCGTGAGCTCAGCGCCTGACATGGCGTCCAGCCAGCCTGCCGTAAACCAACAGCCCCTGCAAATTGAACAGGGTCAGCAGCCCGAGGCTCAGACTCGCACTGCTCCGGCGGCGTTTTCTTCCCCGCCTACGGCCACAGATGAGTCGGCCGAACCGCAAGTGGCAACAACTGCCATACTCAAATCATCGGCGAGGAAATTGGTATCGGAACCACTGGCATTAAGACCAGATGGCCTGGCCGATACAGACGACATTGACCTGCTGCTCGCATCTTTGGAAGACACGCTCGCTGGTGGAGACAGCCAGCTAACCCTGTCGTTAATCGAGGCGTTTATTGCCAGGGAGTATGAGTTAACTGCGCCGCAGCAGCTAATATTTGACCAGCTTCAATCCCGATTGGCTGAGTGAATCACAGCCACAACCATGTCGACAATGAAGGGGGCAAGCATGCAGGCAGTGAAAATTGGACTGGTCCTGATACTGTTTTCCTGGCCCACATTCGCGGTCCAGACGCAGACAATCTGCCAAGCACCGCTGCATGTTGCCTACAATGACTGGCCTCCTTACTCCTGGTCCGATGAAGTTGGCGAACCATTGGGGCTGGATGTTGACCTTTTGAAAGCCTTTGCCCGCCGGGTTGGCTGTGTACTCGAGTTTGATAAAATGCCGGCTCGTCGCTCCCATCAGCTGATGCATCTGGGAAAGGTGGATATCATGATGGGCGCCAGTAAAACGGCAGAACGGGAGGAGTATGCCCACTTCTCGGTGCCTTATCGACTGGAGCAGGTGGGGCTTTTCAGTATAGATAATGGCGGCGTTGTCTCTTTGGGCAGTTGGCAGCAGGTGCTCGACAGCAGTCTTAAGCTACTGGTACCGCAGGCGGGCTGGTACGGTGAAGCGTACGAGAGTTCAAAGCGCAGCCTGGCAATGCACAATCAGCTGGTGGAAAGCCCTGACCTGCTCAAGAGCGTACAAATGCTGTCGCGGGGCCGTGCCGAGCTTGCCATTGGTGATGCACTCTCGTTGCCCTTTATTGCCAGCCAACATGAAAAAGTTCATCTGTTCCGCCATCCGCTTCGTTTAACCGAAAGCGACATACACCTGATGTTCAGCCGCGCAACCTTCGACGAAGCCAGGGTCAGGGCTTTTAATGATGCCATTCGCGGTGCGGCCGAGGATGGTGAAATCGCCTCCTTGCTACTCAAGTGGGAGCAAATATCCCTAAGTCGTATCGAAGGCGTATCACAAAAGTCCAGAGGCTCGGATGAGCCCATTTGGATCCTGGCCGACTGAGTTCAATGGTTTATGTGTGCGTCAGTGCCATATTTCTCGCATGGCAGGCTCACTGAGAAAGGTATCCACCAGCAAGGGGTCGAGAATACTGCCCTTGAGCCCTTTAATGTGGGTGCGGGCCTGTTCATAAGTCATCCGGAATCTGGGGTCAGGATGACAAAGCAAGTCATCCACAGTGTCTATCAGTGCCACAACCCGTGCCGCAAGGGGAATGGATTTCCCCTTGAGCTTGCCGGGGAAGCCTTCTCCATCCCAGCGCTCATGGTGGTAGGCGGCAATGTCTCTTGCCATGGCCAGCAGTACACAGTCCGGTGCTTCACGTAACAGCTCGCCGAGCAAGCGATCACCGATAAGGGTGTGTTTATAGCGTTCGCTTTCCATGTCTGGCGTCATGGTGAGTTGTTTGCTTTGCAGGTTATCGGCTACACCTATCATGCCTATGTCATGCAAGGTGGCGCTGAGACCAATATTTTCCGCAAATTCCGGAGTCAATTCGTCAGGGCGATGGGGTGAGCTCAACAGGGCCTGGGTTAATAGCTCGCTGGCTTTGGCGATACGGTTCAGGTGTCTGGCTGAATCGGCATCCTTAAAGCCGGAAAGCCGGGCAAGACCCAGTACGGTTGCCCTGCGTGACGCATGTGTTCGCTCAAGGGAGTCAGAGAGTTTGTCAGTGAGGAAACCTGTCGCCAGGCATAACATCACGTTAATAGTCAAAAAGTTAAGTACTACTACCAGATAAATTTCCAGGCTGTAGTCGGGCAATTCCGGCCAGGGTACCCATTGGGCCGTAAAACCCAGTCCCATGATGATGAGGGTAAGAGCGGTTAGCATCAGACAATAAATACCGAATCGCCGCCCAAGCAGCAGTGTCCCTATCAGGGGAAACATAAACAGCCAAAAAAAGCCTGCCCCTGTGGGACCTATAGACCAGATAAAGGCTACCCCTATGCCATAGCACAGCAGGCTGCCCATCAGATAGCGCTGCTTATCCTCCAGCTCTGGAAACAACAGCATTGCAATGAGCACCAGATACGCGAGGGTATCTACCACCACCATGGACCAGAGGCCCTGTTTTACACACAAATACACGCTGGTGATATAAACAGGCACACATATGATGGCCATGGCTCCGAACAGACGACGGAAGATAATCTGACGCCAATGGGCGAGGTCCGTTGGGTATTCATCCCGTGAAAGTTTGGACATGCAGTCTCAACCTATGCCTTCGAGGCTATCTGTATAACAGGAAAAGGTTAATATCCCTGTTTTTAGCAGAGTTGCAAGTGATTTCAAGCTTTACAACAGTGCCAAACCCCTGCGAAATTACTGAAAATACGCAGTATTGCATCTTCAACATAAATCGATAACTCTCATGGGCTTGGGTCTGAGCAGTATCAGTAAACCCAGAAACGACACTATCAGCACAGACAGTATGGCGCAGACTCATCACATGGCAAATGTCGCCTCCCTTTGACTGCAACGTGGGGGGCGGGCCAAGAGATAACACGCTCACGCTGAACACACAGTAACAACGCACTGGCCTTATTGTGGTGTATCGGTTTCTATCTTTGTCGATTTCTGCATCGTTCCGGGCTTGGCTAAAAGCACCACAGGGAAGTGCCCAAGCGGCAGTGCCGGAGCGGGAAATGAAGGTACAGGATGGGTAGAAAAAAACAGGACAGATAAAAAAACAGGGCGCTTCGGCGCCCTGTTTTTATTGCACGGGGTTACTCGTCTTTGGGCAGTCCGCCCAGTGCCTCGACCAGTGCGTGCATCAGGGCGACCAACTCGCTGCCCATGAGGGCAAAATCGGCATCGAGGCGGGCCATGGGGTCATCGTTGCCCAAATCGTCATTGCCTGCACGGAATTCCTCAGAGAATTTGAGGCGTTTGAGACTGGCATCGGACTGGAGCAGGAGCGCGATGGACTGACCAAAATGCAGCGCCAGCTTGTGTACTTCTTTGCCGGTTTCCAGATGGGCCAGCACTTCGTCTTCGGTGAGAACCTGCTGCTTGAAGCGCACAATACCGCCTTCTTCGGCGGCCGATTTAAGCTCTGCCTCATCCTGCATGATAAAGGGCGCACTGGCTTCACCAGCCTTGAGCCATTCGGTCATAGTGTGCTCAACCGGGACATTGAAAGACACAGGTATCACAGGCAATGAGCCCATGGCTTTACGCAGCAACGCCAGCAGCTCTTCGGCCTTGGTGGCGCTGGAGCTGTCCACCAGGATCATATCAATTTCAGGCAAAATCAGAGCATGGATCTGACTGCGACGGGAAAACGCCCGTGGCAGCAAGCTGGTGGTGATTTCGTCTTTTAACGCATCTTTTTCTTTCTTGGTCAGCTTGCGGTTTTCTTCATCTTCAAGCTGTCCCACCTTTTCTTCCAGCGCTTCTTTAATGACCTGGCCGGGCAGAATTTTTTCTTCCTTGGTGGCGCAGATCAAATGGCGGTTGTTGGCGCTGTGCACCAGTGCGCTGCCGTGTTTACCAAGCGCCTTTGAAAACCCGAACTTACTGACGTCCTGGCTGGAACAAGGGCTGAAGGAGAAATCGGCCAGGGCCTTTTCCAGTGAATCTGCGTCTATGGTGACAGGCTTGTTGAAGCGATACAGGGTGAGATTTTTAAACCACATAATTGCACTCGGCCAGAAACAAAAGACCGAGTGTAAGCCATCTCCGGTAAGCGGGCAAACCAGAAAATTCATGACAGTCAGATTGCGGTTTTGCAAATTCACAAAAGTGTCATCTGTCACTGCGCATGCGCAAAGTAATTGATTTTAAATAGGTCTGTAAATTTTAAGGATGGCGGGTGAATGATTCGTAACCGCTTAAGTGGATGCTGAAATAAAACTGAAACACTCAGATTGCAAACTTGCGCTCGTTCCAAACCAATAACCAGACGCACTGAACGTCGCAAAGGATTAAATGATGAACGCTTTTAACAAAACTCTGCTTGTTTCCGCGCTGACCGCTGCTTCTTTGGCTTCTGCCCAAGCGGCTGAACCTTTAACTGTTTACGGTAAACTGAACGTAACAGTACAGTCTAACGACGAAGCCGGTGAATCTGAAACCGTAGTACAGAGCAACGCCTCTCGTCTGGGTGTTAAAGGTGCTTTCGAACTGAGCTCTTCTCTCGAAGCCTTCTACACCATCGAGTATGAAGTGGATGCCGGCAGTGATGCCAAGGAAAACTTCCTGGCCCGTAACCAGTTTGTGGGTCTGAAAGGCAATTTCGGTGCGCTGTCTGTGGGTCGTAACGACACCATGCTGAAAATCGCCCAGGGTAAAGTTGACCAGTTCAACGACCTGTCAGGCGACCTGAAGAGCCTGTTCAAAGGTGAAAACCGTATCGAGCAAACCGTGACTTACCTGTCACCAGAGTTCGGTGGTTT
This portion of the Shewanella amazonensis SB2B genome encodes:
- a CDS encoding substrate-binding periplasmic protein yields the protein MQAVKIGLVLILFSWPTFAVQTQTICQAPLHVAYNDWPPYSWSDEVGEPLGLDVDLLKAFARRVGCVLEFDKMPARRSHQLMHLGKVDIMMGASKTAEREEYAHFSVPYRLEQVGLFSIDNGGVVSLGSWQQVLDSSLKLLVPQAGWYGEAYESSKRSLAMHNQLVESPDLLKSVQMLSRGRAELAIGDALSLPFIASQHEKVHLFRHPLRLTESDIHLMFSRATFDEARVRAFNDAIRGAAEDGEIASLLLKWEQISLSRIEGVSQKSRGSDEPIWILAD
- a CDS encoding HD-GYP domain-containing protein — translated: MSKLSRDEYPTDLAHWRQIIFRRLFGAMAIICVPVYITSVYLCVKQGLWSMVVVDTLAYLVLIAMLLFPELEDKQRYLMGSLLCYGIGVAFIWSIGPTGAGFFWLFMFPLIGTLLLGRRFGIYCLMLTALTLIIMGLGFTAQWVPWPELPDYSLEIYLVVVLNFLTINVMLCLATGFLTDKLSDSLERTHASRRATVLGLARLSGFKDADSARHLNRIAKASELLTQALLSSPHRPDELTPEFAENIGLSATLHDIGMIGVADNLQSKQLTMTPDMESERYKHTLIGDRLLGELLREAPDCVLLAMARDIAAYHHERWDGEGFPGKLKGKSIPLAARVVALIDTVDDLLCHPDPRFRMTYEQARTHIKGLKGSILDPLLVDTFLSEPAMREIWH
- the rdgC gene encoding recombination-associated protein RdgC — protein: MWFKNLTLYRFNKPVTIDADSLEKALADFSFSPCSSQDVSKFGFSKALGKHGSALVHSANNRHLICATKEEKILPGQVIKEALEEKVGQLEDEENRKLTKKEKDALKDEITTSLLPRAFSRRSQIHALILPEIDMILVDSSSATKAEELLALLRKAMGSLPVIPVSFNVPVEHTMTEWLKAGEASAPFIMQDEAELKSAAEEGGIVRFKQQVLTEDEVLAHLETGKEVHKLALHFGQSIALLLQSDASLKRLKFSEEFRAGNDDLGNDDPMARLDADFALMGSELVALMHALVEALGGLPKDE
- a CDS encoding porin, translated to MMNAFNKTLLVSALTAASLASAQAAEPLTVYGKLNVTVQSNDEAGESETVVQSNASRLGVKGAFELSSSLEAFYTIEYEVDAGSDAKENFLARNQFVGLKGNFGALSVGRNDTMLKIAQGKVDQFNDLSGDLKSLFKGENRIEQTVTYLSPEFGGFKVGATYAAEGAKSQAGEDGFSLAAMYGDASLKKSAFYASVAYDSEVKGYDILRATVQAKLAGLVLGGMYQQEEKSVDGDSKTGYLVSAAYNIADVTLKGQFQDMEDKGDSWSIGADYKLGKPTKIFAFYTSRDMESAEDTDNYIGVGIEHKF